Below is a window of Terriglobia bacterium DNA.
AATCGGCACTCCGCCTTCCACCGGCACTGCGCCTTCCAGCGCCATCACGCGCACCCCGGCGCCGCCGCTGGCCAGCGCATCTTGAAACGCCTTGGTCGGACGTTTATACAAAGCCGCCGAACGCGCTTTGTTGATAGAGACATTGGCGCTGCCGATCTGCGTGTTGTCGCTTTTCTCGTAATAAACGAGCGTGCCGTTAGGATCGACAATGGCAACAGCCATGACCCAGTGGTTTTTTACGGCTTCCGCCAGCGCCGCAGCTGCGGCTTTCTTTGCGTTTTCCACGGTGATGGGTGGTCCGTAAGGATTAGGCAACATCTGGGCCTCCATTCCCAACGCGCAAACAGCCAGCGCCAGGACTGACAAGATTTTGATCGTGCGTGATGACATCGTACATTGCTCCTCTTTTTATCGCATGCGCGCGAAGTTTCATCAACAGGTGCATAAGGAAAAGAGACTCCAGAAAAATTTAGTTACTGCTTATGGTTAGTTATCGTCTGTAATCACCGCGATTGCGTGAGCAACGGAGTCTAAAGTCTGGGGAAAGCTTGTGTCAAGAAGCGCCGCCTACCAGTTAGAATGCTTGGTTACTCTCAACAACCACCATGGAACCAATCTCGCACTTCTTTTATTCTGACCGGCTCAAACTCCAGTTCTGGGATTACGGCCAGGACGGCAAGCCCGCGCTGGTGCTCGTCCACGGCGGCCTTGACCACGCGCGCAACTGGGACTGGGTGGCCCGCTCCCTGCGCGAGCATTATCACGTCTATGCGCTCGACCTGCGCGGACACGGCAACAGCGCCTGGGCCCCCGGCGCCATGTACAGCGTCGCTGAGCATGTGCTCGATCTCTCCGCGCTGCTCGATATCATTGACGAGTTTCCTATCCGCCTCGTCGGACATTCGCTTGGTGGCATCATCGTGCTGCACTATGCCGGCATCTATCCCGCCAAAGTGAGCAAAGCCGTTTCCATTGAAGGCATCGGCTTTCCGCCCAGTCATCGCGTGCACGGCCCTGCTTCCAACCGGCTGCGCTACTGGCTTGAGGCCCGGCGAGACATTGAAAAGCGCAAGCGCAAACCTTATCCCACTTTGGACGCCGCCATGTCCCGCATGAAAGAAGCCAACCCGCACCTGAGTGACGAAGTCGCGCGCCATCTTACTCTGCACGGCACCAACTGGGATTCTGAAGGCTGCCTCACCTGGAAGTTCGATAATTATGCTCGCGCCATCGGACCCTTCGGCCACAACCTTGCCGACACGTCAGAAATCTACGGCCAGATCACCTCGCCCACTCTGCTCTTCTGGGGCTTGGAAAGCTTTGCTCCGGTGCCGGAAAACGATCCGCGCGTAAGCGCCATGCAAAATTGTCGGCTGATCAAAGTCCCAAAGGCCGGGCACTGGGTGCATCATGACCAGTTGGATCTGTTTCTGAAAGAGACAACGGAATTTTTGGCGAGGTAAACGCGGACGAAGGGGCGTTTATCGTATCGCTTGCGCATCGCCTTCTTCGATTTTCCGCAGCTCTCTGGGATGCAAATAGAAGGGCGTGCTGGTCTTGCCTTTGCCGTTGGGAATCCAAAAGAATGCCAGTTTGAAGTGGGAACGCCACAAAGCTACAAAGCCGAAAAGCGCGAACAACATGGCATAGACGGACAGTGCAAAATCCTGCCACTGAAGCTGCCGGGCCTGTTTCAGGCCGTCAAACATCACCACGGCCACAATCACCATCAGCAAAAACATAGGTATCAGGAGCTTGAAGACGATCATAAGGCGTTCGAAAAAGTCTCGCCGCACCCGAACCATCTCTTCCGTCAAAAAGCTGTATTGGAAGCGGTTTCCGCGGTAGAACCCGACGCGGCCGCGCAGACACAGTACCGCTTGCCGCTTGCGACGCCGCATCTCATACCACACGGCCAGCGTTGCCAGCATGGTTGCGCCTAAACCAAAAAGCACAGTGTTCCGGGCAAGTTCAGGAATGTCGCGCACTACCAGGTAAAAGAGCCAAATCAGCCCGCAAAGCAGCCACAGCGCTTGCGGTCCTCAGGTGAACGATTCTCGCGCACAGCGGTTTTCTATCTCCGCCCGATCAAGCTGGGGAGGAAAGTCGGATGTGCGGACCGCCGGATGGGAATCCATGCGAACTAATATGCCATGAATTTAGTTTGAAAGGGCGGGGTGCCTCTTTTGCCTCCTCCGCGTCTCCGCGATAAATTTTGTTTTGTTCCAATCCGCGATCATCCCCGCGTTGATCCGCGGTAGAGTTTTTCCAGATCACCCGATCTCCGGGGCCCCCGACACGCGCGGGTTTTCGCGTGTTGGGGTGGGATCACGCGCGATCACCAGATCTCCCGATTGCCGCCCGTTGCGTTAAGATTCTCTATGGAGGCCCTCCATGTCCATCCGTCCCGTGAAAAAAGTCATTAAGTCCAAGCCCACCATGGAAGGTGCTGGCGTGCATCTGCGGCGCGCATTCGGGTTCGGCAATACGTCTGATTATGATCCCTTTCTTCTGCTCGACGATTTCCGCAATGAGCTGCCGGAAGACTATCTCGCCGGATTTCCGTGGCATCCGCATCGCGGCATTGAGACCATCACGTACGTTCTCGCCGGAACGGTCGAGCATGGTGACAGCATGGGCAACCGCGGCGCCATCGCCGCCGGTGACGTGCAGTGGATGACCGCCGGCAGCGGCATCATCCACCAGGAAATGCCCAAGGGCGATCCCACCGGACGCATGCATGGTTTCCAGCTCTGGGCCAATCTGCCGTCGGCGCTCAAGATGACTCCGCCGCGTTATCAGGAGGTAAAGACCGGAGAAATTCCCGAAATCACTGACGATGACGGCACGCATGTCCGCCTAGTCTGCGGAAATTTTTGGGGCAAGAAAGGCCCTGTGGAAGGCATCGCCGCCGATCCCACGTATATTGACGTCTCCGTCGCGCCCGGTCGCCGCAAGACATTGCCGGTGGAACACACACGCCATGCTTTTGCCTATGTCTTCGGTGGATCAGGCAAATTCTGCAACGCTTCCGGGCCGCTTGCCGTCCCGACGGAAAGCGTCAACTGGCTCGACACTGCTCCGCCCTCGCACGCCGATAATCGTTCGCTCATCTTGTTTGACAGCGGCGACGAAGTTACCGTTCAGGCCGGCGAAGACGGCATCCGCTTCCTGCTGGTCTCCGGCAAACCGCTGCAGGAGCCGGTCGCATGGTACGGCCCAATCGTGATGAACACGCAGGAACAGTTGCGAGATGCGTTCCAGGAACTGGAGAAGGGCACGTTTTTGAAGACAAAGAACGTCTAAGGCGGATGCGATACACTCTAGCGCATGCTCCCGCTCGATAATCCCATCTGGACAGCGCTCACGACCAAACAAGCGCAGCACGCGCATACCTCGGCTTTGGCGCGGAGGTTTTCGCCAGAAATGACGCTGCTGGGAGCGCTCGCTGCCAATACAGCCATGGCGTTCGATTCGCTTGCCCAGCTCATCCAGCGCGACGCGGTAACGCTCTACTTCACTTCGCCACCGCAAATACCCGCTAGCTGGGAGATCGTCCGCGCCGTTGAACTGCACCAGATGGTGCAGGAAACAGAAACGCCGCCGCTGTCCGCACAGGCCAGCGTTACTCCTGCGGTCATCGAACTCACGCCTGCGGCCGTGCCTGAAATGAGCGTTGTATATACAGCCACCCGTCCCGGACGCACGCTCTGCCCGCGCATCCAGAAGCTGGGACAATTTCTCGGCATCCGCGAAGACAGCAAGCTGGTAGCCATGGGCGGACTGCGGCTGCATCTCCCCGGATATCGCGAGATCACTACCGTGGCCACTCTTCCCGAATATGAAGGCCACGGCTATGCGACTGCCATCGTGAGATCATTGATCGAGCGCATTCGCTCACGCGACGACCGGCCATTTCTCACCGTCCGCAGTGACAACACGCGAGCCATCGGAATCTACCATCGCCTGGGATTTAAAGAGCGCACGCTGCTTTATTCACAGACAATGCGGCGCGTGCAGCCGTAGTAAGATTTGTCTGCTGAAGGGCCTCATTCCAGATTGAGGAGAAGCCAATGCGCATACGTTTTGTGCATTACTCGCAACCGCTGTTTTCGTCGCCAACGTTCATTTGAATGCTCTGCAATCAAACGCCGCTCCGCCCAACTCGCCTCAGCCCAAATCCGCGCAAACCACGCCCGCGCCTGCTGTAGATTCGAAATCAGAAGATCCCACAAAAAAGCTCGGCGCTTTTGTCGGCAAGTGGGAAACAGAAGGCGCTTTTACCAGCGGACAGAAGACCCACACCACCCTGGAATGCCGCTGGTCGCCGCAAGGCTCGTATCTGGTCTGCGATCAACTGGTCAACATGGGCGGTGAACATCGGCAGTTCACCGTCTACTCCTATGACAGCAAGAGCGGCAAATACTCGTTCACCACGCTGGCCGATCCCGGCGCCAAGCCCACTACTGGTGGAATCACGATCAAGGGCAATCTCTGGACTTATGACGATTCAAGCTTTGAATCCAATGGCAAGAAAACGGTAGTTCGAGTGACGAATGAATTTACTGATGCAAAGACAGAGGTCTTTAAAGTTGTAACGTCAGAAGATAACGGAGCAACCTGGAAACCGATGCTGCAGGGCGTGGCTCGGAAGGTGGGAGATTGAGCCGCGAGTTCGTCTTTTTGGGCGGCGTATAATCTGTTTCCAAACCAAATGCCGGGCATCACAGAAAAAGAACTACTTCAATTTCTGGAAGCGATTGAAGAGGGAACAATCTCCCTGCATCCTGAATCCGTTCCTCAGGACATCTACGCGGGCAATGTGACCTATACAGCCACAAACGGCTGGCGGATTACGATTTTCAATGATTGCAATGAATGGGATTATGTAGATAAGGCAATAACTCCGGATGGCCGATCCGTGGATTTTGATTCTATTGACAATGACATGCCCATCGCCCGGGAGTACGTGCCTGCGGACGAAATTGCCTGGCAGAGGTATGGCATCCCGGGTTACTGCCGCTTCCGGTGCGTCCACTGTGGCGCAGACCTGGCAGATTACAATTTGAGAAAGGTGCCCTTTCTATGCGGGCTCTGCAAGACGCTATCGTGAAACAGGAATGTTACCGCAACACTTATTCGTAGCGTAGCGCTTCAATCGGGTCCAGCCGAGATGCTTTAATCGCGGGTAACATGCCGCTGATCAGTCCTACCACAATCAAAATCCCCGTAGAGACCAGCAGATGTACCGGTGAAATAGCCAGATGAATGTCTCCCGCATCGGCGTTTTTTGCCATCACGCTGTAAACGGGTATCGATCCGATAATCCATGAAATCACGTAAGCCACGGCCACGCCCAACAACCCGCCGGCAAAAGTAATCGCCATGGCTTCAGCCAGAAACTGCGTCAGGATGTCTCGCCGCCGCGCGCCCAGCGCTTTTTCCACGCCAATCTCGCGCGTGCGTTGCGTCACGGAAACCAGCATGATATTCATCAATCCCACGCCACCAATGCCCAGAGTGAGCGTGCCGATAATCGTCAGCAGCACCTGCAGCGCCAGGGTGATGATCTGCCAGTTGTTCAGGTTCTTCATCGTGTTCCAGACAAAGACCGCGCGCGGGTCCTTGCCGTTGAAACCGTGCGACGCGCCCAGCACGCTGCGAATATCGCCCTCCACCTTGTCATATTCCATGCCGTCGTAATCCAGCCATATTCCGTCCAGGTACCGCGTATCACGGATATCGCCCATGGTGGAAAAAGGAATGTACACGATCGCGTTTACGTTGTCGTTCCCTTCTTCCTGCATCTTGGGCTCAAGCACGCCGATGACTTCAAAGCTTATGCCGGCAATGCGGACGCTTTCACCCAGCGCCGGCTCGCCGGAAAAAAGTTTGTCCTTGGCGTCCGACCCCAGTACGGCCACGCGGGAACGCTGCATCTCGTCGGCGTCATTGTAGAATCGGCCTTCCTCCACCTTGAGTGCGCGCACCGGCACAATGGCCGGCGTAAATCCGCCTACGTTGAACTGCTTTGTCCGGTTTTCATGCTGGACGTTGGTTTGAAATGACGCTTCCGGCGTGATATGCCGCACCACCGGAATCTGCTCCTGCAAATGCTGCACGTCGTCAATGGTGAAGCGCACCTGCACGCCCGCCTTGGCTCCGCCCGCCTGCAAAGAAGTTCGTCCGGGGAAAACTCCCATCATCTGCATGCCGAAGGTGGAGAAAATCGCCGTGATGGCCCGCCCAAATCCTGCGCCATAGGCCAGCAGGATTACTACGGTGGCAATGCCCCACGCCATCCCCAGCATCGTCAGCGCCGTGCGCCGGCGATTGTGCTTGATCGATGAGTACGCCTGTCCCAGTAAATCGTGGACCATCTGCCTATTCCCTTCTCAGCGCTTCCACCGGCTGCAACAGTGAAGCTTTCCTTGCCGGATACAGTCCCGCAACAATGCCCGCAATCGATAATGATCCCACGGCTAATGCTGCTGATGCCGGCACAATATGGGGCAAATCGAAGCCCGGAGGCGTTGGCAGCTTGGCCAGAATCGCCATCACCAGCGCCGTTATTGCAATGCCCGTGCCTCCGCTCAGTGCCGTAAGAAATGCGCCTTCCAGAAAAAATTGCATAAGGATCCGCCGGTTCGTTGCGCCCAGCGCTTTCATCAAGCCAATTTCGCGCGTCCGCTCCGTTACCGATACCAGCATGATGTTCACAATCCCAATCGCGCCCAGCACCAGCGTGACCATGCCAACGCCGCCCAGAAAAATGTCCATGCCGTCAAAAATCTTGCCGACCGTGTCTTGCGTCTGCACTGTGTCCCAGCCCTGGAAAGCGTCTTTGTTGCTGGGATCAAAGCCGTGATTGCGCGCGATGATCCTGTGTATCTGCTCTACCGCGC
It encodes the following:
- a CDS encoding heme-binding protein is translated as MLPNPYGPPITVENAKKAAAAALAEAVKNHWVMAVAIVDPNGTLVYYEKSDNTQIGSANVSINKARSAALYKRPTKAFQDALASGGAGVRVMALEGAVPVEGGVPILLDGKIIGAIGVSGANSDQDGQCAVAGAAAIK
- a CDS encoding alpha/beta hydrolase: MEPISHFFYSDRLKLQFWDYGQDGKPALVLVHGGLDHARNWDWVARSLREHYHVYALDLRGHGNSAWAPGAMYSVAEHVLDLSALLDIIDEFPIRLVGHSLGGIIVLHYAGIYPAKVSKAVSIEGIGFPPSHRVHGPASNRLRYWLEARRDIEKRKRKPYPTLDAAMSRMKEANPHLSDEVARHLTLHGTNWDSEGCLTWKFDNYARAIGPFGHNLADTSEIYGQITSPTLLFWGLESFAPVPENDPRVSAMQNCRLIKVPKAGHWVHHDQLDLFLKETTEFLAR
- a CDS encoding GNAT family N-acetyltransferase: MLPLDNPIWTALTTKQAQHAHTSALARRFSPEMTLLGALAANTAMAFDSLAQLIQRDAVTLYFTSPPQIPASWEIVRAVELHQMVQETETPPLSAQASVTPAVIELTPAAVPEMSVVYTATRPGRTLCPRIQKLGQFLGIREDSKLVAMGGLRLHLPGYREITTVATLPEYEGHGYATAIVRSLIERIRSRDDRPFLTVRSDNTRAIGIYHRLGFKERTLLYSQTMRRVQP
- a CDS encoding pirin family protein, with translation MSIRPVKKVIKSKPTMEGAGVHLRRAFGFGNTSDYDPFLLLDDFRNELPEDYLAGFPWHPHRGIETITYVLAGTVEHGDSMGNRGAIAAGDVQWMTAGSGIIHQEMPKGDPTGRMHGFQLWANLPSALKMTPPRYQEVKTGEIPEITDDDGTHVRLVCGNFWGKKGPVEGIAADPTYIDVSVAPGRRKTLPVEHTRHAFAYVFGGSGKFCNASGPLAVPTESVNWLDTAPPSHADNRSLILFDSGDEVTVQAGEDGIRFLLVSGKPLQEPVAWYGPIVMNTQEQLRDAFQELEKGTFLKTKNV
- a CDS encoding ABC transporter permease, yielding MVHDLLGQAYSSIKHNRRRTALTMLGMAWGIATVVILLAYGAGFGRAITAIFSTFGMQMMGVFPGRTSLQAGGAKAGVQVRFTIDDVQHLQEQIPVVRHITPEASFQTNVQHENRTKQFNVGGFTPAIVPVRALKVEEGRFYNDADEMQRSRVAVLGSDAKDKLFSGEPALGESVRIAGISFEVIGVLEPKMQEEGNDNVNAIVYIPFSTMGDIRDTRYLDGIWLDYDGMEYDKVEGDIRSVLGASHGFNGKDPRAVFVWNTMKNLNNWQIITLALQVLLTIIGTLTLGIGGVGLMNIMLVSVTQRTREIGVEKALGARRRDILTQFLAEAMAITFAGGLLGVAVAYVISWIIGSIPVYSVMAKNADAGDIHLAISPVHLLVSTGILIVVGLISGMLPAIKASRLDPIEALRYE